A single region of the Deinococcus planocerae genome encodes:
- a CDS encoding TerC family protein produces the protein MMETLFGWITQPEAWLAFGTLLLLEVVLGIDNVIFISILAGKLPPEQRQRARTIGLLAAMLMRLALLFSIAWIYRLQNDLFEIFGRGFSGRDLILIFGGLFLLYKAVKEMHEQLEGPGTHEPTLGSVGAANFAGIIAQIMVLDIVFSLDSVITAVGMADDIGVMVSAVVVTVLIMLVAARPIGEFVQAHPTVKMLALAFLLLIGVNLIADGFGFKIPKGYTYFAMGFAIMVELLNLRARKGKPVALHETQRHPDAG, from the coding sequence CTGATGGAAACCCTGTTCGGCTGGATCACCCAGCCCGAGGCCTGGCTTGCCTTCGGCACGCTGCTGCTGCTCGAAGTCGTGCTCGGCATCGACAACGTGATCTTTATCAGCATTCTGGCAGGCAAGCTGCCGCCCGAGCAGCGCCAGCGCGCGCGCACCATCGGCCTGCTCGCCGCGATGCTGATGCGGCTCGCGCTGCTGTTCTCGATTGCCTGGATCTACCGGTTGCAAAACGACCTGTTCGAAATTTTCGGAAGGGGCTTTTCGGGCCGCGACCTGATCCTGATTTTCGGCGGACTCTTCCTGCTCTACAAGGCCGTCAAGGAGATGCACGAGCAACTCGAAGGGCCCGGCACCCATGAGCCCACCCTGGGGAGCGTGGGCGCGGCGAATTTCGCGGGCATCATCGCGCAGATCATGGTGCTCGATATCGTGTTCAGCCTCGACTCGGTGATCACGGCGGTCGGGATGGCCGACGACATCGGCGTGATGGTGAGTGCCGTCGTCGTGACCGTGCTCATCATGCTCGTCGCCGCGCGGCCCATCGGCGAGTTCGTGCAGGCGCACCCCACCGTCAAGATGCTGGCGCTGGCCTTTCTCCTCCTGATCGGCGTCAACCTGATCGCCGACGGCTTCGGCTTCAAAATTCCCAAGGGCTACACGTACTTCGCGATGGGCTTCGCCATCATGGTCGAGCTGCTCAACCTGCGCGCCCGCAAGGGCAAGCCCGTCGCCCTGCACGAGACGCAGAGGCACCCGGACGCGGGCTGA
- a CDS encoding TetR/AcrR family transcriptional regulator — MTLPPSPTVSPTPDTTRARILTEAARLFVASGYHGVSMREVAAAVGVTKPALYHHYADKEALFLAMLNGTLAGLARLVTHAEGQPGIRRQLEVLVGDLLASAPEQRLGLQLAGELRHVSPERRAAFEGEYRRVWMGGLTRLIEGAASRGELRADLPPAVLTRALLALLYPLVTGAPPTDPHGTARALLSVYLDGAAAR; from the coding sequence GTGACCCTGCCGCCCTCCCCGACGGTCTCCCCCACGCCCGACACCACCCGCGCCCGCATCCTGACCGAGGCGGCGCGGCTGTTCGTGGCGAGCGGCTACCACGGGGTGAGCATGCGGGAGGTGGCGGCGGCGGTCGGCGTGACCAAGCCCGCGCTCTACCACCACTATGCCGACAAGGAGGCCCTCTTCCTGGCGATGCTGAACGGCACGCTGGCGGGCCTCGCGCGGCTGGTGACCCACGCCGAGGGGCAGCCCGGCATCCGCAGGCAACTGGAGGTGCTCGTGGGCGACCTGCTGGCCTCGGCCCCCGAGCAGAGACTGGGCCTGCAACTCGCGGGAGAACTGCGGCACGTCTCGCCCGAGCGCCGCGCCGCCTTCGAGGGCGAGTACCGCCGGGTGTGGATGGGGGGCCTGACGCGCCTGATCGAGGGGGCCGCCTCGCGGGGTGAGCTGCGCGCCGACCTGCCCCCCGCCGTGCTGACGCGGGCGCTCCTCGCGCTGCTCTACCCGCTGGTGACAGGGGCGCCGCCCACCGACCCGCACGGCACGGCCCGGGCGCTGCTGAGCGTGTACCTCGACGGGGCCGCGGCGCGGTAG
- a CDS encoding endonuclease III domain-containing protein → MPRVPAPPPGSPLTLIATAAPPRVRTPRPPPSQEVPPPAPLPEIARRLGETYLPTPPRPRLSPEPLDGLIETILSQQNVGAITRRQFEALKLAYPGWEAALADGPDGIEAVLRAAGGGLARIKADYIWNVLHTLEETRGSLSLRETRDLSDADARALLESLPGVGPKTASCVLLFDLARPAMPVDTHIDRIAKRLDLTPARWSAVKVERWFDEVLPRDWTARYTFHVATIRHGRQTCKAGRPRCEGCVLRDLCPSAAIFLNGERVG, encoded by the coding sequence GTGCCCCGCGTTCCCGCCCCCCCGCCCGGGTCCCCCCTCACCCTGATCGCGACTGCCGCGCCTCCCAGGGTCCGTACCCCCCGCCCTCCCCCCAGCCAGGAGGTGCCGCCGCCCGCCCCCCTGCCCGAGATCGCGCGGCGCTTGGGGGAGACGTACCTGCCCACCCCGCCCCGCCCCAGGCTCAGCCCCGAACCCCTGGACGGCCTGATCGAGACCATCCTGAGTCAACAGAACGTCGGGGCGATCACCCGCCGTCAGTTCGAGGCCCTCAAGCTCGCCTACCCGGGTTGGGAGGCAGCGCTGGCAGACGGGCCGGACGGTATCGAGGCGGTGTTGCGCGCGGCGGGCGGCGGCCTGGCGAGGATCAAGGCCGACTACATCTGGAACGTCTTGCATACCCTGGAGGAGACGCGCGGCTCCCTCAGCCTGCGGGAGACGCGCGACCTGAGCGACGCGGACGCCCGCGCCCTGCTGGAATCGCTGCCCGGCGTGGGGCCGAAGACGGCGAGCTGTGTCCTGCTCTTCGACCTCGCGCGGCCCGCGATGCCGGTGGACACGCACATCGACCGCATCGCCAAACGGCTTGACCTGACGCCCGCCCGCTGGAGCGCCGTGAAGGTCGAGCGCTGGTTCGACGAGGTGCTGCCGCGTGACTGGACGGCCCGCTACACCTTCCACGTCGCCACCATCCGCCACGGTCGGCAGACGTGTAAGGCGGGGCGCCCCCGCTGCGAGGGCTGTGTGCTGCGCGATCTGTGCCCGTCGGCGGCGATTTTCCTGAACGGTGAGCGGGTGGGTTGA